One genomic window of Sodaliphilus pleomorphus includes the following:
- a CDS encoding alpha-amylase family glycosyl hydrolase, translating to MNANKIIIYQLLPRLFSNTCSRNIYNGTIDQNGVGKLNDINDKVLGSIHELGVTHLWYTGVIEHATKTDYSAYGIASSNPHVVKGNAGSPYAIRDYYDIDPDLAVDVTNRRNEFEQLVQRTHKAGMSVIIDFVPNHVARQYHSDAAPKGVRDLGADDNKNMFFSPANNFFYITGQHFAPSVDMGIGPDRYIEYPAKATGNDCYNATPGAGDWYETVKLNYGVDPWNGSKHFVPTPGTWRKMLDILMYWASKGIDGFRCDMAHMVPVEFWQWAIGAVKQKYPHIIFIAEIYDVNLYHSYIHTGGFDYLYDKVTLYDALCGVLAGQLPASEITKCWQTVDGMKEHMLNFLENHDEQRIASYQKAGNAHHVVPALVVSATLTTCPFMLYAGQELGEKGAGAQGFSGNDGRTSIFDYCSIPTVRRWYNNGKCTLANLSPDEKSLRKIYQKIMKIATTEKAIAQGSLFDLMYVNYGNLDPTRHYVYMRNYGKESIIIGCNFGPSPASIDIDVPAHAFDTLHIKPGTYMMTELVTRHKRKSLFTDHDKLHLDIEPYGTVLWKFKVN from the coding sequence ATGAACGCAAATAAAATCATCATTTATCAGCTCCTGCCCCGCCTTTTCAGCAACACATGCAGCCGCAACATCTACAACGGCACCATAGACCAAAACGGAGTGGGGAAACTCAACGACATCAACGACAAAGTGTTGGGATCGATTCACGAGCTCGGTGTGACCCACTTGTGGTATACCGGAGTCATCGAACATGCCACCAAGACCGATTACAGCGCCTACGGCATCGCGTCGAGCAACCCTCACGTGGTGAAAGGCAATGCGGGTTCGCCCTATGCCATAAGAGACTATTACGATATTGACCCCGACCTTGCCGTCGATGTGACCAACCGCCGCAACGAGTTTGAGCAACTGGTGCAACGCACACACAAGGCTGGCATGAGCGTGATTATCGACTTTGTGCCCAACCATGTTGCGCGTCAATACCACAGCGATGCTGCACCCAAGGGCGTGCGAGACCTGGGTGCCGACGACAACAAAAACATGTTTTTCTCGCCTGCCAACAATTTCTTTTACATCACTGGGCAGCACTTTGCACCAAGTGTCGACATGGGCATCGGGCCCGACAGGTATATCGAGTATCCTGCCAAGGCTACGGGCAACGATTGCTACAACGCCACACCGGGAGCTGGCGACTGGTATGAAACGGTGAAACTCAACTACGGCGTCGACCCGTGGAACGGGAGCAAGCACTTTGTCCCCACACCTGGCACTTGGAGAAAAATGCTCGACATTCTCATGTACTGGGCCAGCAAGGGAATCGACGGCTTCAGGTGCGACATGGCCCACATGGTGCCTGTGGAATTCTGGCAGTGGGCCATAGGGGCTGTAAAGCAGAAATATCCCCACATCATCTTCATTGCCGAAATCTACGATGTGAATCTCTATCACAGCTATATACACACAGGTGGATTCGACTACCTTTACGACAAAGTCACACTCTACGACGCCCTGTGCGGCGTGCTGGCCGGCCAGTTGCCCGCAAGCGAGATCACAAAGTGCTGGCAAACTGTCGATGGCATGAAGGAGCACATGCTCAACTTCTTGGAAAACCACGACGAGCAGCGCATAGCCAGCTACCAGAAGGCAGGCAATGCCCACCACGTCGTGCCCGCCCTTGTGGTGTCGGCCACACTCACCACATGCCCTTTCATGCTCTATGCCGGCCAGGAACTGGGCGAGAAAGGCGCCGGAGCTCAAGGCTTCAGCGGCAACGACGGGCGCACATCGATTTTCGACTATTGCAGCATTCCCACCGTGAGACGGTGGTACAACAATGGAAAGTGCACACTCGCCAACCTGTCGCCCGACGAAAAGTCGCTGCGCAAGATATATCAAAAGATAATGAAAATTGCCACTACCGAGAAGGCCATAGCACAAGGCAGCCTCTTCGACCTCATGTATGTGAACTACGGCAATCTTGACCCAACTCGACACTACGTATACATGCGTAACTATGGAAAAGAAAGCATCATCATAGGCTGCAACTTCGGGCCAAGCCCGGCCAGTATCGACATCGACGTGCCTGCCCACGCTTTCGACACGTTGCACATCAAGCCTGGCACCTACATGATGACCGAGCTCGTCACCAGGCACAAGAGAAAATCGCTCTTTACCGACCACGACAAGCTTCATCTCGACATAGAGCCCTATGGCACAGTGCTGTGGAAATTTAAGGTAAACTAA
- a CDS encoding patatin-like phospholipase family protein, translating into MQTNKKYRLGVALSGGGAKGFAHIGVMKALDDFGLRPDILAGVSAGAVMAAFYGSGVSPDDTLKAFSTINFKSLAKFSAPTDGIFKFDKFAHFLKKNLPTERIEDLKIPTIISATNLDTYKEELFTRGPLADCVLASCSLPVIFKPMKINGQTYIDGGVLHNLPAFALRDKCDLLLGVNVSPLNTSPFKSTIADIAYRAYRLMTTHNSKPDLDLCDVIINVDSMKESSTFDVKKMADNAKEGYFAAMKVLVNSPILKQLRDERK; encoded by the coding sequence ATGCAAACAAACAAGAAATATCGTCTGGGCGTGGCACTGAGTGGTGGCGGCGCCAAGGGTTTTGCCCACATCGGTGTCATGAAAGCCCTCGATGATTTCGGCCTGCGCCCCGATATTTTGGCGGGCGTGAGTGCCGGTGCAGTGATGGCGGCATTCTATGGCTCGGGAGTGAGTCCCGACGACACCCTAAAGGCTTTTTCAACAATCAATTTCAAAAGTCTGGCTAAATTCAGCGCCCCAACCGACGGTATTTTCAAATTTGACAAGTTCGCTCATTTTTTAAAGAAGAACTTGCCCACCGAGCGCATCGAGGACTTGAAAATCCCCACTATCATATCGGCAACCAATCTCGACACTTACAAGGAAGAGCTCTTCACCCGCGGTCCACTTGCCGATTGCGTGCTGGCCTCATGCAGTTTGCCCGTGATATTCAAGCCTATGAAAATCAACGGACAAACCTATATCGACGGCGGCGTGTTGCACAACTTGCCAGCCTTTGCGTTGCGAGACAAGTGCGACCTGCTACTGGGGGTGAACGTGAGCCCGCTCAACACGTCGCCATTCAAGTCGACGATTGCCGACATCGCCTACCGTGCCTATCGGCTCATGACCACCCACAACTCCAAGCCCGACCTGGACCTGTGCGATGTCATCATCAATGTCGACTCAATGAAAGAGAGCAGCACCTTTGACGTCAAAAAAATGGCCGATAATGCAAAAGAAGGCTACTTTGCCGCGATGAAAGTTCTCGTAAACTCACCCATACTGAAACAACTAAGAGATGAACGCAAATAA